In Nymphalis io chromosome 13, ilAglIoxx1.1, whole genome shotgun sequence, one genomic interval encodes:
- the LOC126773076 gene encoding ras-related protein Rab-18 — protein sequence MTMDYVTALKILVIGESGVGKSSIILAFTTGDYNASFPATIGVDYKCKVMDVNGLKVKLGIWDTAGQERYRTLTNSFYRDAHGAILVYDVSEPKTLQKLNEWVEELQVYSTKKNIVCLVVGNKIDKPRAVSREAGQAFAQKHRMLFIESSAKTQEGINLAFEELVQKIIETPGLWESTGSSSNIRISNDERRQQEESTCYDYSCSI from the exons ATGACTATGGATTACGTTACTGCACTCAAGATTCTTGTAATTGGAGAAAGTGGTGTTGGAAAATCAAG tataatccTAGCATTTACAACTGGAGACTACAATGCCTCCTTCCCAGCCACCATAGGAGTCGACTACAAATGTAAGGTCATGGACGTCAATGGCTTGAAGGTCAAACTTGGTATTTGGGATACAGCAGGGCAGGAACGTTATAGAACATTAACAAACAGTTTTTACAG AGACGCACATGGAGCTATCTTAGTTTATGATGTATCAGAACCAAAAACACTACAAAAGTTAAATGAATGGGTCGAAGAGTTACAAGTGTAttctacaaagaaaaatattgtatgcTTAGTTGTTGGCAATAAAATTGACAAG CCACGTGCTGTATCCAGAGAAGCTGGCCAGGCGTTCGCGCAAAAACATAGAATGCTCTTTATAGAGAGTAGTGCGAAAACTCAAGAGGGAATCAATTTGGCTTTTGAAGAGTTAGTACAAAAG ATCATAGAAACGCCGGGTCTCTGGGAGTCCACGGGTTCGTCTTCTAATATCCGCATATCAAATGATGAAAGAAGACAGCAAGAGGAATCTACGTGTTATGACTATTCCTGTTCTATTTAG